From Meleagris gallopavo isolate NT-WF06-2002-E0010 breed Aviagen turkey brand Nicholas breeding stock unplaced genomic scaffold, Turkey_5.1 ChrUn_random_7180001888669, whole genome shotgun sequence:
TGTGCCGCAGGAGCGCGGCATGGCCCGGCTGGATCACCGCTACCTGGACGGGCTGCAGGTCTGCCGCTTCCCCctgctgccagggctgcagcCGCTGCCCCTCGACTGGATGTACCTCCTGTACGCCGTCATGGCGCTCGGTACGTGGGGGTGGGGAGAGAATAAATAAGGTCCTGGGGACAGATAtggggtggtggggatgggtaTGGGGTGAGAATAAGGTCCTGGGGGCAGATAtggggtggtggg
This genomic window contains:
- the LOC109364669 gene encoding vitamin K-dependent gamma-carboxylase-like, whose translation is APRSPPSPPGPCRRLLGFELHEVTRWQRLVRLLHRPTDPAALGAFRAAFGLLMVLDVPQERGMARLDHRYLDGLQVCRFPLLPGLQPLPLDWMYLLYAVMALGTWGWGENK